In Dermacentor variabilis isolate Ectoservices chromosome 1, ASM5094787v1, whole genome shotgun sequence, the genomic stretch GCACGACTTCGGCACCAAGCTCGCGCTCATAATTGCTCATTAACTTAATTGCACAGATGCTTTGTCGCCAAGTtgaccgtgtgtgtgtgtttttttttttctccgatgCTTTAAAGTGGCGTGCCGTATTTTACAGCGCggctgttagcctctcgttggtcggcatttttcgtgtccatgTCCGTGGGCAACAATGTAGGCCGATCCTGaaggttgtgcaataccgggccgacccgcggcggagggaaagcaggctttaagcattcagcaaagtgaagcgaaaagtgcatgcaTTCTTACCGCGGCGACGCgtcagcttgcgacgtgggagtgacgtcactagcatTTCGTATATAAATGAACCAGCCTAGCTAGCAACTGATTtcgttgttgttgcagcaccgctatgcatgggtaggcaacgcgtagttaggactcccgaggagcagcgtgaatacgagaaGCTGCAAAGGgtaaaagaaacggcaatacgaccagcggcagcgtgctgtcaaaattaccactACACTAACCTGGAAGTTTTGGCGGGTTGGTAAGACACGACAAAAAACTTAATGCACACAATCAGACGAGGACGGTGATGAAAGAAGTCTGAGACAAACGAGCGCTGTAACTTGTAAAAAATTATTAAGATCCGCGAAGCGCGGAACATACAGGCATTTTGTGGCCGAACATCGCGCAAGCGCAGCTAGCAAAACAATCAGTGACGGCGCAAGTATAGTAATTCCTTCAAAGTTAAAGCAATCGGCAGCTTGGACACGCGGTACATATTCCCTAAACTGCCTAGTTATTTTTGCCTCGATAATTTCACGCGTCAGTTGGCGGCTGCTTCTCGTGACGATGGTGCAGTCTTGATATATTGTCACGCAGCTCGACTTTATACCGGAGTTTGCACTTTAGCCGGAGCTGGAAAGAACAGTACCatcatcacccgccgtggttgctcattggctatggtgttgggctgctgagcacgaggtcgcgggatcgaatcccggccacggcggccgcatctcgatgggggcgaaatgcgaaaacacccgtgtgcttagatttaggtgcacgttaaagaaccccaggtggtcaaaatttccggagtcctccactacggcatgcctcataataagaaagtggttttggcacgtaaaaccccaaaatattattaACAGTACCATCATCACtaggttcacacttcttgcagtgcaGATCAAGAAACCCTCCGCACTTGTCCCTCACATTTCTACGGTGCTCACGGAGGCGATCATTTACACACCTCCCACTTTAAGCTATATGTCTTACCACAAGAAATCGATATACTATACAAAATCTATTCCGCACATTTGTCGAACTCGTCCTTGTGCTTCTTAATGCACCCAGTCTTGTGCGACGCGCCAGTGATACAGTGCGCTAGTGCtgtttccagttttttttttttttacaatgcctTTATTGCTTCATCTGGGGCAATCAGCTATAAGCACTTGCGGTCTGTTGTGGTATGTCACATTACACAGTTCCAGTGGAAAACCGTTCAAAAGGTGATGGGTGAGGCGCATTGATGGACGCCGACGCCTCAACTCATTGCGGTATGGTGATTGACATACGATGGCGCTGTCAGCTACGATGGCAGGTAAAATCCTTCGTTCTAACTGCTTTGTTACAGCTGCGCCGCTGTTTGTGCGCCTGCCGTCCACGCACACGAGGCATATACCTCCCTCCTTGTGACGAGCTGCTCGAGCTTTTCAGCGCGTGCTCCTTGGACATGCACGCAGTGTCCCTGTCGTCTGTGCGCATGTGCACGGTGTCGGCGCGCAGTGTGTGTGGGTGCATCGTGCTTCCGTCTGGTTTGCCTCCCGCTATTCTTGCCTCGTATGCATTTTGTTCCACGGTATGCTGAAGAGGGCTATACGTCGCATGCAGTAGCGCACTTTTTCGCCTGCCGAGTTAAACATAACACGAGTTCCGATTGCGACCAAACTTGCGAGACACCCCTTGCCTCCCTCGCAGCTCTCTTCTTCGACGTGGTGCTGGTGGCCGTGCTGAAGGCCGTGGCGCGCCGCCGCCGTCCCGGTGTGAGCCGCGAGCAGTACGAACGCGAGCCGCTCTCGTCCAGCCTGAGCTTCCCGTCTGGCTTCACCTCGCGCGCCTTCCTCGTCACCCTGATTGTGGTCGAGCACAGCCACCTGTTCCCGCTCTTCAAGCTGCCCTTCCTGGTGTGGTGCATCGCCGTCGCCATCTGCAAGCTCCTCATGGGCAGGCAGTTCCTCGGGGACTCCCTGGCGGGTGCCGTCTTGGGCTACATCGAGTACCACTGTATCGTCAACCCCTTGTGGCTGTCCGAGGGCGCTGCCTCCCTTTTCTTCAACAGCTTCAGTGCCCTCGAAGAGCCCACTTATGACTCGATGCTGTGATTGTGTGGTGCATGCTGGAAGGGAgtacttccgttttttttttttattcaaggaactgatctttttctttatttttcttgccttTGTGTGCGTGCTagtgtgttgtgtgcgtgtgttctttTCTAATAAAGCACGTGTGTGACTAAAGGGATTTCCATTAAATTGTGTTCCTTTAGTTTTTCGAACGTCTTCGCGGTGCGTAATTTAGTCGCGCACCAGCAGAAAGGCACCAGTCGTACTGACCTTTGTGTACGTTCGTCGTGGCTTCAGGCGGCTCCACACAACAGACCTGATCGCTAATGTGCCCCATGTTCTCACAAACTGCTCGCGAATTCGCGCTCTTCCTCGTCAGAATCGGTCACTGCTGCGATTCCGCAATGGTCCTCCGGTGGTGGGTGGTTGACAGTGTGCATTAGTTTGGCAAGTTGGTACGTATTGCAGTAATGACGAGCGCAAATTTCGACGACTACGAAAAAGCTAAAGCTAAGCCGATACGGAGTGACCGTTCTTCTCTAGCTGCAGTTTGTCCCCATTTCAAATTAGTTATTTCGATAAGGAGAAGCTTAGGAAAAAGCTCTGTAATCCATATAGTATTCTAGTACGCTTATATAGTGCTAAAAAGTGAGCGGTGACAAAATTACAGCTCGGGGATCGCCGCAGGTCGTTGCTCAAGCGCGGAGTTATCTCCCCAGACGGAGCTGCTAGTGAGAAACAGGGTGTAAATTGAATGCAAAAGGACACAAAGCTCTCGCGCGGAATCACGTGCGTACCAAAGAGCTAGCTGACGCAAGTTGATCTAGCCCGGTGTGCCAAACCACGGTTACGCCACTGCCGGCGTCTAATGTTAAATAATCGTCAATAAAGTGTACGTGTCCAACAATTTGGGTGCTgaagccaaactttaaaaaaaaaaaaagatgcttgcTATCCAGGCAGGTATGCATTAGTTTTGCGCAAACTCCCATCTTGCGGCTCATCATTATCATTTACGCCCTCATTTGTGCCGTCGACGATGTCTTCACGACAATGACTACGAATAGCGCACCGACACGCCGCCATCTACAAATTCAATGGGATGCACACGTTATTCTTGTccgggcggccgcatttcggtgggggtgaaatgcgaatacacccgttgttacgaacggcctgcaagggtaccgacctaaaAAATTTCCTCAGCCAGCCACAGCTGTAGGGGTGGCGATATTCGGAGAACCAGACCTTGGAACGCGCCGggcccgctgcgatgactcgcTCTGGGAaaacaatacgccgcgtcctcAAGCGAGCGCCACCGGGATGGatagacgcagtcggcggaccaagtattgttagtagaTTCACCGTCACCGTCACGacttgtttgaagcggtggaacaCCTGGACAGAGATATTTTGCagcggccgtctcacggggcttagaagtcatggacagacgcggcggccattgtctgcagggtcaacactgggatgaagaggcgcctgctcggggcagcaccgtgtctgcgagaacccactcacctagGCGTGGTGagtgcaacctgtgcggaagtcgggtcggctacgatgactttggatgcgtcgtttggtcgaacggccgttttccctcacctagggatttagGGAGGACAGACTGCACTTAAGGAGCCGTTGGTAGCTTCTCAGTGTGcgttcctctttcagtcatgttagactgatgaactgtaac encodes the following:
- the LOC142576597 gene encoding polyisoprenoid diphosphate/phosphate phosphohydrolase PLPP6-like isoform X1; its protein translation is MKRASGKVAPNSNDLLGGGDDDDDTTPKKRDLPPPGWKRNRLLLVMRGVDEVISSHLFLAATESSPLAKYRRMLSMFEKSAHFAIWFGGLIFLMWFFSIDVAIRTFLFNVFLALFFDVVLVAVLKAVARRRRPGVSREQYEREPLSSSLSFPSGFTSRAFLVTLIVVEHSHLFPLFKLPFLVWCIAVAICKLLMGRQFLGDSLAGAVLGYIEYHCIVNPLWLSEGAASLFFNSFSALEEPTYDSML